One window of Sphingomonas sp. KC8 genomic DNA carries:
- a CDS encoding CaiB/BaiF CoA transferase family protein, with translation MVANRGPLAGIRIVEIDAIGPVPLAATLLADMGADLVRVARPPSAGPAAWDDVGGAILHRGRTVTFLNLKDPDDRDALLALIDVADGLIEGFRPGVMERLGIGPDVCLARNPRLVYGRMTGWGQSGPLAMRAGHDINYISLTGVLHAIGDGASPPPVPLNMVGDYGGGAMFLIAGMLAGILSAKRTGEGQVVDACITDGVAALMGLFYAWQPSGLWTDAPASNLLDGAAPFYRCYACADGGHVAVGSLEPQFFAQLVSGLGLADRGYDQNDRTGWPAMQADFEAVFRTRTRDEWAARFFDTDACVTPVLSMAEAPGHPHNASRKSFVEQDGIVQPAPAPRFGGEQGAIGAPVPVAVADAIERWRAR, from the coding sequence ATGGTTGCAAACCGAGGACCGCTTGCCGGTATCCGCATTGTCGAGATCGACGCGATCGGCCCTGTTCCGCTCGCCGCGACCTTGCTCGCAGACATGGGAGCGGACCTCGTCCGCGTGGCGCGACCGCCGAGCGCAGGACCGGCGGCATGGGACGATGTTGGCGGTGCCATCCTCCATCGCGGTCGCACCGTCACCTTCCTCAATCTCAAGGATCCCGATGATCGCGATGCGCTCCTGGCACTGATCGACGTGGCTGACGGGCTGATCGAAGGTTTCCGTCCCGGTGTTATGGAACGGCTCGGTATCGGTCCCGATGTCTGCCTGGCGCGCAATCCCCGCCTGGTTTACGGCCGGATGACTGGATGGGGCCAGTCCGGGCCGCTTGCGATGCGGGCCGGCCATGACATCAATTATATTTCGCTCACAGGCGTCCTGCATGCGATCGGCGACGGCGCGTCGCCACCACCGGTTCCGCTCAACATGGTCGGCGATTATGGTGGCGGCGCGATGTTCCTCATCGCCGGGATGCTCGCGGGTATCCTGTCCGCGAAGCGTACCGGCGAGGGCCAGGTGGTCGACGCCTGCATCACCGATGGCGTCGCCGCGTTGATGGGCCTCTTCTACGCCTGGCAGCCGTCCGGCCTCTGGACCGACGCACCCGCGAGCAACCTGCTCGATGGCGCAGCACCTTTCTATCGCTGTTATGCATGCGCCGATGGAGGGCATGTGGCGGTTGGAAGCCTCGAGCCGCAATTCTTCGCGCAGCTGGTGTCGGGACTGGGTTTGGCGGATCGCGGCTATGACCAGAATGACCGCACGGGATGGCCCGCGATGCAGGCCGATTTCGAGGCAGTGTTCCGGACGCGGACCCGCGACGAATGGGCAGCCCGGTTTTTCGATACCGACGCCTGCGTTACCCCGGTCCTGTCGATGGCGGAGGCGCCCGGGCATCCGCACAATGCCTCGCGAAAGAGTTTTGTCGAACAGGACGGTATCGTGCAGCCGGCGCCTGCGCCGCGCTTTGGTGGGGAGCAGGGGGCAATCGGTGCGCCGGTTCCCGTCGCCGTGGCCGATGCCATCGAGCGCTGGCGCGCCCGATGA
- a CDS encoding zinc-binding dehydrogenase, with product MRVLSLKSADGLDAVTLDTVSTPMPGPGEVRVALKAASLNHRELWITRGQYPGMQLPATLGCDGAGVIDAAGDGVDPARVGQEVVLYPGLDWGDDERFPAAAFGLLGMPGPGTIADAICVPAASAIAKPKHLDFASAAAVPLAALTAWRGLVTKAGLKAGEKLLVTGIGGGVATFALKFGVAMGAQVFVTSGSDETLAKARELGAAGTINYREEKWAKPLAQASGGIDVVFDGAPAGGYRNYGRALNMGARVVVYGSTGGHSFEVNAPELFLKNIQLIGTNVGNLAEFEAMMAFVEDKAIEPVIDRSFALSEAKDALAYLESSHGFGKVVIDIGAKGQ from the coding sequence ATGCGTGTTCTCAGCCTGAAATCCGCAGACGGCCTCGATGCCGTCACGCTCGATACCGTCTCCACGCCCATGCCGGGCCCGGGCGAGGTGCGGGTGGCGCTGAAGGCCGCGTCGCTCAACCACCGCGAACTTTGGATCACGCGCGGCCAGTATCCGGGCATGCAATTGCCAGCGACGCTCGGGTGCGACGGCGCCGGTGTGATCGATGCCGCGGGTGACGGCGTCGATCCGGCGCGTGTCGGCCAGGAAGTGGTGCTCTATCCAGGTCTCGACTGGGGCGATGACGAGCGCTTTCCGGCGGCTGCGTTCGGTCTTCTCGGCATGCCGGGTCCAGGCACCATTGCTGACGCCATCTGCGTGCCGGCAGCGAGCGCGATCGCAAAGCCGAAGCATCTGGACTTCGCAAGCGCCGCTGCCGTTCCGCTGGCCGCCCTCACCGCTTGGCGCGGACTTGTGACAAAGGCCGGTCTCAAGGCTGGCGAGAAGCTGCTGGTCACCGGCATCGGTGGCGGTGTTGCCACCTTTGCGTTGAAGTTCGGCGTCGCAATGGGTGCGCAGGTCTTCGTCACGAGCGGCTCGGATGAAACGCTGGCCAAGGCCCGCGAACTCGGCGCCGCAGGCACCATCAACTATCGCGAGGAGAAATGGGCCAAGCCACTGGCGCAGGCGAGCGGAGGCATCGACGTCGTGTTCGATGGCGCTCCAGCCGGCGGCTACCGGAACTATGGCCGCGCCCTCAACATGGGCGCCCGCGTCGTCGTCTATGGCTCCACAGGCGGCCACAGCTTCGAGGTCAACGCCCCCGAACTGTTCCTCAAGAATATCCAGCTGATCGGTACCAATGTCGGCAACCTCGCCGAGTTCGAGGCCATGATGGCGTTCGTCGAGGACAAGGCGATCGAGCCTGTCATTGACCGCAGCTTCGCCCTTTCCGAGGCGAAGGACGCCCTTGCCTATCTCGAGAGCAGCCACGGGTTCGGCAAAGTCGTGATCGACATCGGAGCGAAAGGCCAATGA
- a CDS encoding LuxR C-terminal-related transcriptional regulator, translating to MGIAQTTILPPRAARPIIVRESLARLTEAVGNARVTTVCAPAGSGKTTAMLYWADEFRKAGRPVLWLAARAGISDMRSFLLALEAAGVAAGLGWKGAGAGVRQDDWLAAFAGSGDARPVLVIDDAQTLSQDILDFLTQLIASARDSLTTIIASRGTSQIPIARMRALGFLVEVGYADLCWSAKEATELVHRTVGHPLDAGDLQHILVDTEGWVAGIVLASDLYKREKEKDARAVVRPTGLRHEFAEFFHEEIFNHQVTDVRNFLVDTSILEELTPSACAAVTGSDEARAMLDRVFAAGLFLNATDRERSRYSYYKMFRDMVLGRLMDRAPARAAELHRRASRHFADTDQPLDALEHAKLSRDQAFLAEQLDRLAVGLTYSGYLYRVDELGSELPWKLMSNRPMLLLALAWRRIRTLAFSSAEKLIEAARLCLESGVEDGSYDSHDADRLGNMIRHRRIMLEAGRDNMAAVEQAAEALLADLGDDDAYLSCTLLAQLMAARRELYHFHDMLKLEAETRKALGRPGSQFASIALKASVAPTLMAQGKTEFARQFLDESLELAQSIQGEGSGLAALPALPLAELLYECGDLEKAGMLVERYLPAVRQWGFVDQLASGYLVRARLAAARGELQSALSGLQEAHLVAIECGLDRLRAFVVAEQVRILVKNGQLEEAEAAFAAGDPRIDGEPVPSFNPTRRNESIAVAWLRLEMQRHRLSRARKVAMRWLEFVKHSGATRSAVTFELLLAEIAVLKGNRSEARRAVRTAVEMAEPAGWTRVFIDEGEVIASLMTEAYANGPTLETPADRFAATLVSAMRGGPAIETEEDDEDYGLSSRLAAREIDILVMVSGGLRNREIGDRLGLTEGTVKWYMQQIYDKLGVRRRPQAVIRARQLGLLP from the coding sequence ATGGGCATAGCTCAAACGACCATCTTGCCGCCGCGTGCAGCGCGCCCGATCATCGTCAGGGAAAGTCTCGCGCGCCTGACCGAGGCGGTCGGCAATGCGCGTGTCACGACAGTGTGCGCGCCTGCCGGCAGCGGCAAGACGACCGCGATGCTCTATTGGGCCGATGAGTTTCGAAAGGCCGGACGGCCGGTTCTTTGGCTGGCCGCCCGAGCCGGTATCTCCGACATGCGGTCCTTTCTTCTCGCACTCGAAGCCGCGGGCGTGGCCGCGGGGCTCGGATGGAAGGGGGCGGGAGCAGGCGTGCGGCAGGACGACTGGCTGGCTGCCTTCGCTGGAAGCGGTGACGCCCGTCCGGTGCTCGTCATTGACGACGCCCAGACACTTTCCCAGGACATTCTGGATTTCCTGACGCAGCTAATCGCAAGCGCGCGGGACTCCTTGACCACCATCATTGCCTCTCGCGGCACGTCGCAGATCCCGATTGCGCGCATGCGGGCGCTGGGTTTCCTCGTCGAGGTCGGCTATGCCGACTTGTGCTGGTCGGCCAAGGAGGCGACCGAGCTGGTCCACCGGACCGTGGGACATCCGCTTGATGCCGGCGATCTCCAGCACATCCTCGTCGACACCGAAGGGTGGGTGGCGGGCATCGTGCTCGCCAGCGACCTTTACAAGCGCGAGAAAGAAAAGGACGCGCGGGCCGTCGTTCGACCCACCGGCTTGCGGCATGAATTTGCGGAATTCTTCCACGAGGAAATCTTCAACCATCAGGTAACCGACGTCCGCAACTTCCTGGTCGACACCTCTATCCTGGAAGAGCTGACGCCCTCGGCCTGCGCCGCGGTGACGGGCAGCGACGAAGCGCGCGCCATGCTGGACCGGGTCTTTGCCGCGGGTCTGTTCCTCAATGCGACTGATCGCGAGCGTAGCCGCTATTCCTATTACAAGATGTTCCGCGACATGGTTCTCGGGCGACTGATGGACCGCGCGCCGGCCCGTGCGGCGGAACTGCATCGGCGGGCAAGCCGGCATTTCGCCGATACCGACCAGCCGCTCGACGCGCTCGAACATGCGAAGCTCAGCCGCGACCAGGCCTTTCTGGCCGAACAGCTCGACCGGCTGGCGGTAGGACTCACCTATAGCGGCTACCTCTATCGGGTCGATGAACTGGGTTCCGAGCTTCCCTGGAAACTCATGTCCAACCGCCCGATGCTGCTGCTCGCTCTCGCCTGGCGGCGCATCCGCACCCTTGCATTCAGCTCGGCCGAAAAGCTTATCGAGGCGGCACGGCTCTGCCTGGAGTCCGGTGTCGAGGACGGTAGCTATGACAGTCACGATGCCGACCGGCTGGGCAACATGATCCGTCATCGGCGAATCATGCTGGAAGCCGGACGCGACAACATGGCCGCGGTCGAGCAGGCCGCCGAGGCACTGCTGGCGGACCTTGGCGACGACGACGCCTATCTCAGCTGTACGTTGCTCGCGCAGCTAATGGCGGCGCGACGCGAACTCTATCACTTTCATGACATGCTCAAGCTCGAGGCCGAAACGCGCAAAGCCCTCGGACGGCCAGGCTCGCAATTCGCATCGATCGCGCTCAAGGCTTCGGTCGCGCCAACGCTCATGGCGCAGGGCAAGACCGAGTTTGCGCGGCAGTTTCTCGATGAATCACTGGAGCTCGCCCAGTCGATCCAGGGCGAAGGCTCGGGTCTTGCCGCACTTCCCGCGCTCCCGCTTGCCGAGTTGCTTTACGAATGCGGTGACCTGGAAAAGGCGGGCATGCTTGTCGAACGCTATCTGCCGGCTGTGCGGCAATGGGGTTTCGTTGATCAGCTGGCGTCGGGCTATCTCGTGCGGGCGCGGCTTGCAGCGGCGCGTGGCGAGCTCCAGTCGGCGCTGTCTGGACTTCAGGAAGCGCATCTCGTCGCCATTGAATGCGGGCTGGATCGCCTTCGGGCCTTCGTGGTCGCAGAGCAGGTCCGGATCCTTGTCAAGAATGGCCAGTTGGAAGAGGCTGAAGCGGCATTCGCCGCGGGCGATCCGCGCATCGACGGCGAGCCCGTACCCAGTTTCAACCCGACGCGCCGTAACGAAAGCATCGCGGTCGCCTGGCTCCGCCTCGAAATGCAGCGCCATCGCCTGTCCCGGGCCCGCAAGGTCGCCATGCGTTGGCTTGAATTCGTCAAGCATAGCGGCGCCACTCGCTCGGCCGTTACATTCGAACTGCTGCTGGCCGAGATCGCGGTTCTGAAGGGCAACCGGTCCGAGGCCCGCCGGGCGGTCCGCACGGCGGTCGAAATGGCCGAACCGGCGGGCTGGACTCGTGTTTTCATCGATGAAGGTGAAGTGATCGCTTCGCTGATGACAGAGGCCTATGCCAATGGCCCCACGCTGGAAACGCCGGCGGACCGGTTCGCCGCCACCCTCGTTTCGGCAATGCGCGGCGGACCGGCAATCGAAACCGAAGAAGATGACGAAGACTATGGTCTGAGCAGCCGCCTCGCCGCCCGGGAGATCGACATCCTCGTCATGGTGAGCGGGGGCTTACGCAATCGCGAGATTGGCGATCGGCTCGGCCTGACCGAAGGCACGGTCAAATGGTACATGCAGCAGATATACGACAAACTCGGCGTTCGTCGCCGACCCCAGGCCGTAATCCGCGCGCGTCAGCTGGGTCTCCTGCCCTGA
- a CDS encoding 3-keto-5-aminohexanoate cleavage protein → MAKGKVIISCAITGAIHTPSMSPHLPVTADEIAESAIGAAEAGAAIIHLHARNPVDGRPDQNPDLFEPFLKVIRQRSDAVLNLTTGGHPSMTVDERIRPAERFAPEVASLNMGTMGFGLFPMLDRYKTWKHDWEPAALEASRDLVFKNTYADIERLLSILSPLGTRFEFECYDTSHLYNLRYFLDRGLVKAPLFIQTCFGILGGIGSHPDDVMHMKRTADRLFGDQYEWSVLGAGARQLGIVAMAASMGGNIRVGLEDSLWAGRGRLAETNAEQVRLARQIIEGMGLEVATPDEARAILDLKGADRTNI, encoded by the coding sequence ATGGCCAAGGGCAAAGTCATCATCAGCTGCGCCATCACGGGGGCCATCCATACCCCCTCGATGTCACCTCACCTGCCGGTGACGGCAGACGAAATCGCCGAATCCGCGATCGGCGCGGCAGAGGCTGGCGCCGCGATCATCCATCTCCATGCGCGCAATCCGGTCGACGGTCGTCCCGACCAGAATCCCGACCTTTTCGAGCCGTTCCTGAAAGTGATCAGGCAGCGCAGCGACGCGGTGCTGAACCTCACCACGGGCGGCCATCCATCGATGACGGTGGACGAGCGGATCCGGCCGGCTGAGCGGTTTGCGCCGGAAGTAGCATCGCTCAACATGGGGACGATGGGGTTCGGGTTGTTCCCGATGCTCGATCGCTACAAGACCTGGAAGCATGATTGGGAACCCGCAGCGCTCGAGGCGTCGCGCGATCTGGTCTTCAAGAATACCTATGCCGACATTGAGCGGCTGCTTTCCATCCTGTCGCCCCTCGGCACCCGCTTCGAGTTCGAGTGCTACGACACGAGCCACCTCTACAATCTCAGATATTTTCTCGATCGCGGCCTGGTGAAGGCTCCTTTGTTCATCCAGACCTGCTTCGGCATCCTCGGTGGCATCGGCAGTCATCCCGACGACGTCATGCACATGAAGCGCACCGCCGACCGGCTGTTCGGCGATCAGTATGAATGGTCGGTGCTGGGCGCGGGCGCGCGCCAACTGGGTATCGTCGCAATGGCCGCATCCATGGGCGGCAATATCCGGGTAGGGCTTGAGGATTCGCTGTGGGCGGGCCGAGGCCGGCTGGCCGAGACGAATGCGGAGCAAGTGCGGCTGGCTCGCCAGATCATCGAAGGCATGGGCCTGGAGGTGGCCACGCCCGATGAGGCGCGTGCGATCCTCGATCTCAAGGGCGCGGACAGGACGAACATCTGA
- a CDS encoding nuclear transport factor 2 family protein: MRLSVEDRLAVQDVVILYGHLHDSRQSHRIADEIFCADAMIDFGTGLVSGREAIRAFFGSFHGILGTSHNISNLIVEGEGDRARCQSHCLAWHWLERPADANGKPSLHPADTLAVGGYQDELRREPDGWRIERRHIVQFGTGLGVGEIPPALRPVFEGALGRLPEWP; this comes from the coding sequence ATGCGGCTGAGCGTCGAGGACCGGCTGGCCGTCCAGGACGTGGTGATCCTCTATGGGCACCTCCATGACAGCCGCCAGTCGCACCGCATCGCCGACGAGATATTCTGTGCCGATGCGATGATCGATTTCGGTACGGGCCTCGTCAGCGGTCGCGAGGCCATCCGGGCCTTCTTCGGCAGTTTTCATGGCATCCTCGGGACGTCGCACAATATCTCCAATCTCATCGTGGAGGGTGAAGGCGACCGTGCCCGCTGCCAGAGCCATTGCCTCGCGTGGCACTGGCTCGAGCGGCCCGCCGATGCCAATGGCAAGCCCTCGCTTCACCCCGCCGACACGCTGGCCGTCGGCGGTTATCAGGATGAGCTTCGCCGCGAGCCCGATGGGTGGCGGATCGAGCGCCGCCATATCGTACAGTTTGGCACCGGCCTCGGCGTCGGTGAAATCCCCCCGGCCCTGCGCCCCGTCTTCGAGGGCGCACTCGGCCGACTTCCGGAGTGGCCATGA
- a CDS encoding epoxide hydrolase family protein, which translates to MTSIAPFSVCVPDEAIDDLRARLGRTRWPGRETVTDWSQGVPLATLRNLCEEWRTRHDWRRCETAVNAWPQFRTDIDGLGIHFLHVRSPDQNALPLLLTHGWPGSVLEFLEVLGPLSDPAAHGAPGAQAFHLVVPSLPGYGFSDQPDATGWGVERIADAWITLMRRLGYGRFVAQGGDWGAAVTTAIAMARPAECLGVHLNMPLVFPEESDFADLTPAEQATVASMQFYQDQDSGYAKLQGTRPQSVGYALADSPVGQAAWIYEKLHAWTDNDGSPESAVPRDAILDLISLYWFTNSAASSGRLYWESATAFRGQRLEIPVGVSIFPKEIFRPSRRWAERSYSELVHWNELDKGGHFAAFEQPALFVEEMRTCFTRMV; encoded by the coding sequence ATGACATCCATCGCGCCTTTCAGCGTTTGCGTGCCGGACGAAGCCATCGACGATCTGCGGGCGCGGCTTGGCCGCACCCGCTGGCCCGGCCGGGAGACGGTGACCGACTGGAGCCAGGGTGTGCCGCTCGCGACCCTGCGCAATCTTTGCGAAGAGTGGCGGACCCGGCATGACTGGCGCCGTTGCGAGACCGCGGTGAACGCATGGCCCCAGTTCCGCACCGATATCGACGGGCTCGGCATTCACTTCCTGCATGTTCGCAGTCCCGACCAAAATGCGCTGCCGCTCCTTCTCACCCATGGTTGGCCAGGATCCGTTCTGGAATTTCTTGAGGTGCTTGGGCCGCTGTCGGATCCGGCCGCGCACGGCGCGCCTGGCGCGCAGGCCTTTCATCTCGTCGTCCCGTCGCTCCCGGGCTATGGATTTTCTGATCAGCCTGACGCGACCGGTTGGGGCGTCGAGAGGATAGCCGATGCCTGGATCACGCTGATGCGACGACTGGGCTATGGCCGGTTCGTCGCGCAGGGTGGAGATTGGGGCGCCGCGGTCACTACCGCGATTGCAATGGCTAGACCAGCTGAATGCCTCGGCGTTCATCTCAACATGCCGCTGGTCTTTCCGGAGGAGAGCGATTTCGCGGACCTGACGCCGGCCGAGCAGGCGACCGTCGCGAGCATGCAATTCTATCAGGACCAGGATTCGGGATATGCGAAGCTTCAGGGCACGCGCCCTCAGTCGGTAGGCTATGCACTGGCAGATTCACCCGTCGGACAGGCTGCCTGGATCTACGAGAAGCTCCACGCATGGACTGACAATGACGGCAGCCCCGAAAGTGCCGTTCCGCGCGATGCCATCCTCGATCTGATCTCGCTCTACTGGTTCACCAACAGCGCCGCCTCGTCCGGTCGGCTCTATTGGGAGAGTGCTACCGCCTTTCGTGGCCAGCGCCTCGAGATTCCCGTCGGCGTCAGCATATTCCCAAAGGAAATCTTTCGCCCTTCGCGCCGGTGGGCCGAACGGAGCTATTCAGAGCTCGTCCACTGGAACGAGCTCGACAAGGGCGGCCACTTCGCTGCGTTCGAGCAGCCGGCGCTGTTTGTCGAAGAGATGCGCACCTGCTTTACCAGGATGGTCTAG
- a CDS encoding SDR family oxidoreductase: MSELFRLDGKRALVTGGAQGLGRMIAEGLLRAGARVAITSRKADICAAAAADLSVLGDCIALPADLSTPEAAVELVARYREARDGIDILVNNAGKTWGGAIDSFPDKAWPDVMAVNVQTPFTMVRELLPELGASATLDDPSRVINIGSVAGVKTERLHAYSYAASKAAIHMVSRDLAGDLADRNITVNAVIPGFFPTKMTAHLRDEDKVDPALLSHIPLKRLGRPDDIAGIIVFLCSRAGAYVTGAEIPVDGGIVGCG, encoded by the coding sequence ATGAGCGAACTCTTCCGCCTCGATGGCAAGCGGGCGCTCGTCACCGGCGGCGCGCAGGGTCTTGGCCGCATGATTGCAGAAGGTCTGCTGCGCGCTGGCGCACGGGTCGCCATCACCTCGCGCAAGGCAGACATCTGTGCCGCTGCTGCCGCCGATCTGTCGGTACTGGGCGATTGCATCGCGCTGCCCGCTGACCTGTCAACGCCCGAGGCGGCGGTCGAGCTCGTCGCGCGCTATCGCGAGGCTCGCGACGGGATCGACATTCTGGTCAACAATGCCGGCAAGACCTGGGGCGGCGCAATCGACAGCTTTCCGGACAAAGCCTGGCCCGACGTCATGGCGGTCAACGTGCAGACGCCCTTTACGATGGTCCGCGAACTGCTGCCTGAACTTGGCGCCAGCGCAACGCTCGACGATCCCTCGCGCGTCATCAATATCGGCTCGGTCGCGGGCGTGAAGACCGAGCGCCTGCATGCCTACAGCTATGCCGCCAGCAAGGCGGCCATCCACATGGTCAGCCGCGATCTGGCCGGTGACCTCGCCGATCGCAACATCACGGTGAATGCAGTCATCCCGGGCTTCTTCCCGACCAAGATGACCGCCCATTTGCGCGACGAGGACAAGGTCGACCCCGCGCTCCTTTCGCACATTCCGCTGAAGCGGCTTGGCCGGCCAGATGACATCGCCGGGATCATCGTGTTCCTATGTTCGCGCGCGGGCGCCTATGTCACCGGGGCCGAGATACCAGTGGATGGCGGCATCGTCGGATGCGGCTGA
- a CDS encoding TonB-dependent receptor: MNLISSRAILLATAMSTSVPALAQETSAAQPAATEAAAPAGELDELVVTARRREERLQDVPVSVTAFSSEGLERANVQTATDLRTITPGFTFASEGGKDTMALTLRGIGNLPLGEGTPGVVMYTNDVAMPSVGSNVPTYDIANVQVLKGPQGTLFGKNTLGGAVLINTQAPTYDFTGYAQGIYGRYDHWELEGAVNIPIVDNKVALRVAGQVRRQDPRVRALDSGPGFDDIHQDSFRASLLLEPTENIRSLTIAEYSKANELAGGLYLLRQNFPFAAFFGPDLGGALDNQVQGHLATQRANLRGAFDDGINGGFADRKQRSIINNTSFAIGDITLRNIIGYRKNFSNQLINTGAVGPLSLPVAPGVNVPFTLFHASALTRREYLTDEFQVFGDFGALNFIVGAYYNKDQSYGAAGSQFTAFSVGGVPAAPVTSHVTNENYALFGQIGYDITDSLTLNAGLRYSWDKVDSCGGASGADYLTNGECREIAATGAIDGVGTVKNKGDAPSWTIGLDYKINPDWMLYVSSRRGYRGANVNTPKFESVFTTGGSDPACVFGGGVCPDLRPFQTTDKETVTDIEIGSKLSFREGGAVGRFNISAFYSKYKNALQFLNVTGVVPQQAPDTPSNTAFGANISDQSIYGVEFEASVSPVPSFTASFNGAITKVTIDKVTLPDNLPTGVVFSEENINKFSPTFSGTFAISWTLPVRPLDSDLEFNADVFTTADFGGQNGEKLPGYNLVNANLSWKQVGGTGLDLGVFLKNVFNEVYYSAPSVLLLTFPISSVYVGEPRTWGVKARYAF; this comes from the coding sequence ATGAACCTCATTTCCAGCAGAGCCATTCTGCTAGCCACTGCGATGTCCACTTCGGTACCGGCCCTAGCCCAGGAGACCAGCGCAGCCCAGCCGGCTGCAACCGAAGCCGCGGCTCCGGCGGGAGAGCTCGACGAACTGGTCGTGACGGCGCGGCGGCGCGAGGAGCGCCTGCAGGACGTGCCGGTCTCGGTAACCGCCTTTTCCAGCGAGGGGCTGGAGCGGGCAAATGTCCAGACCGCGACCGATCTCAGGACGATCACGCCGGGTTTCACCTTCGCCTCCGAAGGCGGCAAGGACACGATGGCCCTGACGTTGCGCGGTATCGGCAATCTTCCGCTCGGCGAGGGGACGCCGGGCGTTGTCATGTACACCAACGATGTGGCGATGCCGTCGGTCGGATCGAACGTGCCGACCTATGACATCGCCAATGTGCAGGTTCTCAAGGGGCCGCAAGGCACGCTGTTCGGCAAGAACACGCTGGGCGGCGCCGTCCTGATCAACACACAGGCGCCGACCTACGATTTCACCGGCTACGCCCAGGGCATTTATGGTCGTTACGATCATTGGGAGCTCGAGGGCGCGGTCAACATCCCGATCGTCGACAATAAGGTCGCCTTGCGGGTCGCTGGGCAGGTTCGCCGGCAGGATCCACGCGTGCGCGCGCTCGACAGCGGCCCAGGCTTTGACGACATCCATCAGGACAGCTTCCGCGCATCGCTGCTCCTCGAGCCCACCGAGAACATTCGCAGTCTGACGATCGCCGAATATTCCAAGGCCAACGAGCTTGCCGGTGGTCTCTATCTGCTACGCCAGAATTTTCCCTTCGCCGCCTTCTTCGGGCCCGACCTCGGTGGCGCCCTCGACAATCAGGTGCAGGGCCATCTTGCCACTCAACGTGCCAATCTGCGCGGTGCGTTCGACGATGGCATCAATGGCGGTTTCGCGGATCGCAAGCAGCGCTCGATCATCAACAACACGTCTTTTGCGATTGGTGACATCACTCTTCGCAACATCATCGGCTATCGCAAGAATTTCAGCAACCAGCTGATCAATACCGGCGCCGTCGGGCCTCTTTCCCTGCCGGTGGCGCCGGGCGTCAATGTTCCGTTCACGCTGTTTCACGCCTCGGCACTTACGCGCCGCGAATATCTGACCGACGAATTCCAGGTCTTTGGCGATTTTGGTGCTCTCAACTTCATTGTCGGCGCCTATTACAACAAGGACCAGTCCTACGGAGCGGCCGGTTCGCAGTTCACGGCTTTTTCGGTCGGAGGCGTTCCCGCCGCGCCCGTGACTTCGCACGTGACCAACGAGAATTACGCCCTGTTCGGCCAGATCGGCTACGACATCACCGACAGCCTGACGCTGAACGCGGGACTTCGCTACAGCTGGGACAAGGTCGATTCCTGCGGTGGTGCATCGGGCGCGGACTATCTGACCAACGGCGAGTGCCGCGAAATTGCGGCAACGGGCGCTATCGACGGTGTCGGCACGGTCAAGAACAAGGGTGATGCCCCCAGCTGGACGATCGGCCTCGACTACAAGATCAACCCGGACTGGATGCTCTACGTGTCATCGCGTCGCGGTTATCGCGGGGCGAATGTCAATACGCCCAAGTTCGAATCCGTGTTCACGACCGGCGGATCGGATCCCGCCTGCGTGTTCGGCGGTGGCGTTTGCCCCGACCTGCGGCCGTTCCAGACCACGGACAAGGAAACCGTCACCGATATCGAGATCGGCTCCAAGCTGAGCTTCCGGGAAGGTGGTGCCGTTGGCCGCTTCAACATCTCGGCCTTCTATTCGAAGTATAAGAACGCGCTGCAGTTCCTCAATGTCACCGGAGTCGTGCCGCAGCAGGCACCCGATACTCCGAGCAACACCGCCTTTGGCGCCAACATCTCGGATCAGAGCATCTACGGCGTGGAGTTCGAGGCGAGTGTAAGCCCTGTTCCGAGCTTCACGGCTTCGTTCAATGGCGCGATCACCAAGGTGACGATCGACAAGGTCACGTTGCCGGACAATCTGCCGACGGGGGTCGTCTTCTCCGAGGAGAATATCAACAAGTTCTCCCCGACTTTCTCGGGCACGTTCGCGATTAGCTGGACATTGCCGGTGCGACCACTCGACAGCGACCTCGAGTTCAATGCCGACGTGTTCACGACCGCCGATTTCGGCGGCCAGAATGGCGAGAAATTGCCGGGCTATAACCTTGTCAACGCGAACCTGTCCTGGAAGCAGGTCGGCGGCACCGGCCTCGATCTCGGCGTCTTTCTCAAGAATGTGTTCAACGAGGTCTATTATTCGGCGCCAAGCGTGCTGCTGCTCACCTTCCCGATCAGCTCGGTCTATGTCGGCGAACCCCGGACCTGGGGAGTGAAGGCGCGTTACGCCTTCTGA